A single genomic interval of Malania oleifera isolate guangnan ecotype guangnan chromosome 13, ASM2987363v1, whole genome shotgun sequence harbors:
- the LOC131145816 gene encoding uncharacterized mitochondrial protein AtMg00300-like, translating into MKVCKGALMMMNGHKLDGNIYALFGTTIVGGATAIDFEFDDTILRHMRLGHINEHDMKELHKRKLLKGMKTCKLNFCKFCVLGKRNMVQFKEVMHKMEDILDYIHFNVWGLMRAASWVFWPHKLCFSVGPISPNELCSFDGQFSGLTFFARQLG; encoded by the exons atgaaggtgtgtaaaggtgCTCTAATGATGATGAATGGGCATAAATTAGATGGAAACATTTATGCATTGTTTGGCactacaattgtaggtggagctacagccatagattttgaatttgatgaCACCATTTTgcggcatatgcggttagggcatattaATGAGCATGacatgaaagaacttcacaaaaggaaactTCTGAAGGGTATGAAAACATGCAAGCTAAACTTctgcaagttttgtgttcttgggaagCGGAACATGGTGCAGTTCAAAGAAGTTATGCACAAGATGGAAGATATTCTTGATTACATTCATTTTAATGTTTGGGGGCTGATGAGAGCAGCATCAtggg tcttctggcctcacaagcTTTGCTTTTCAGTTGGGCCGATctcgcctaatgagctatgctcatttgatGGGCAGTTTTCTGGCCTCACGTTCTTTGCTCGTCAGTTAGGCTGA